In a genomic window of Virgibacillus sp. SK37:
- a CDS encoding aminoglycoside phosphotransferase family protein: MQIPQAFKTKISNVFGKGGEEWLTLLPERIDTYLHKWKLVNHGPVTNLSYNYVLNVTDIGGNPFILKIGVPNADFANEVHTVQIYNGKGCARIIKAVPEEGVMLLEQLQPGNMLDTLETEEEQIEQYVNVWRAIRRPIPPQGKQPTPLITNWFESLSTYRKTYTEGDRITEEHLLLAEQFIEEVNRTTKGAALLHGDLHHENILFSKHKGWLAIDPKGVIGDEYYDTISFLINKLEGKANQRDVLRYRVKRLSELLQLEEKRLLKAAVALSTLYACWAQEDNAEWEQTYQCTKWFIEFLREGHELKVR, translated from the coding sequence ATGCAAATACCCCAGGCATTTAAAACAAAGATTAGCAATGTGTTCGGTAAGGGAGGGGAAGAGTGGTTAACCCTATTACCAGAGCGGATCGATACCTATCTCCATAAGTGGAAGCTAGTTAATCACGGGCCGGTAACGAATCTGTCCTACAATTATGTTTTAAACGTGACAGATATAGGGGGTAATCCTTTTATATTGAAGATTGGTGTCCCAAATGCTGACTTTGCAAATGAAGTGCACACAGTACAAATCTATAATGGAAAAGGCTGTGCCCGTATAATAAAAGCTGTGCCGGAAGAAGGAGTTATGCTACTGGAACAGCTACAGCCAGGTAACATGCTGGACACATTAGAAACGGAAGAGGAGCAAATAGAGCAATATGTAAACGTGTGGAGGGCAATCCGCAGGCCAATACCTCCGCAGGGCAAGCAGCCAACGCCACTCATAACCAATTGGTTTGAAAGTCTTTCAACATATCGGAAAACTTATACAGAAGGAGATAGGATCACGGAAGAACATCTCCTTTTAGCTGAACAATTTATAGAAGAAGTGAATCGAACAACAAAAGGAGCAGCATTACTTCATGGCGATTTGCACCATGAAAATATCTTATTTTCAAAGCATAAAGGGTGGCTGGCCATTGATCCAAAGGGAGTTATTGGAGATGAATATTACGATACGATTTCTTTTTTAATTAATAAATTGGAAGGAAAGGCAAATCAGAGAGATGTGCTACGATATAGGGTGAAAAGATTAAGTGAGCTTCTTCAACTGGAGGAGAAGCGGCTATTGAAAGCGGCTGTGGCGCTATCCACCCTCTACGCCTGTTGGGCCCAGGAGGATAACGCAGAGTGGGAGCAAACATATCAATGTACCAAATGGTTTATTGAGTTTTTGAGGGAAGGGCATGAGCTGAAAGTAAGGTAA
- a CDS encoding sodium:proton antiporter yields the protein MQDLDLHHVFELGLIMIMIAAGITAIAKKFKKPYPIALVIVGAIIGLSDITVLKPLKDFITEGEVFNFVIITLFLPALLGEAALKLPFSHLNENKAPILTLAFGGTFLSFLIIGFLSMGLLDFPIAAAFVFAAIMSATDPVSVLSIFKGLGVNKKLATIIEGESLFNDGLAVVLFNISAFSLITYLDLGLEGAGLGVWEFIKVISLGLIIGGALGFGFSRLTRYFDDYPLEIIFSIILFYGAFLLAESFHASGVIAVVVAALVFGNYGGKVGMSPTTKLNISNFWDVTALLANSLVFLMVGLEITRIDVHDKWGLIFLAILIVLIARSVAVYTSLLFIRNIPTSWKHIFNWGGLKGSLSIALVLSLPRDFPGREDILIVAFSVVLFSLVIQGLTIKGLLSWLGITRKREGHEEYEEIIAHSHQYEAAIQEINKVKRNLFIAQPVSEEIVHAYKEKLDKLHEEMHQLLEKYPNLKEEQQIVLRKYALYAQHEAVELLESNDVISSEIAEREKEAVTEKLVELEEED from the coding sequence ATGCAGGATTTGGACTTACACCATGTATTTGAGCTTGGCCTTATTATGATTATGATCGCAGCAGGTATAACTGCTATTGCGAAAAAATTCAAGAAACCATACCCTATTGCACTTGTTATTGTAGGAGCCATCATCGGCTTATCCGATATAACCGTATTAAAACCATTAAAGGACTTCATCACAGAAGGAGAAGTATTTAATTTTGTGATCATCACATTGTTTCTCCCTGCTTTATTAGGAGAAGCCGCTTTAAAACTTCCCTTTTCCCATTTGAATGAAAATAAGGCACCAATACTTACTTTGGCATTTGGTGGTACATTCCTATCGTTTCTCATTATTGGCTTTCTATCAATGGGCTTGTTGGACTTCCCAATTGCAGCTGCATTTGTATTTGCGGCAATTATGAGCGCGACAGATCCTGTCAGTGTACTCTCCATTTTCAAAGGGCTAGGAGTAAATAAAAAACTGGCAACCATTATTGAAGGAGAAAGCTTATTTAATGACGGTCTTGCTGTTGTTTTATTCAATATTTCTGCGTTCTCCCTCATTACCTATCTTGATTTGGGGCTGGAAGGTGCAGGTCTCGGTGTATGGGAGTTTATTAAGGTAATCTCCCTGGGTCTAATTATCGGTGGTGCTCTCGGGTTTGGCTTCTCTCGTTTAACAAGATATTTTGACGATTATCCACTCGAAATTATTTTTAGTATTATACTTTTTTATGGAGCTTTTTTACTTGCCGAGAGCTTCCATGCTTCTGGAGTAATTGCCGTAGTTGTCGCTGCCCTTGTATTTGGAAACTACGGTGGGAAGGTCGGCATGAGCCCGACAACGAAGTTAAATATAAGTAATTTTTGGGATGTTACCGCTTTGCTTGCTAATTCTTTGGTGTTTCTCATGGTTGGATTGGAAATTACCAGGATAGATGTACATGATAAGTGGGGGTTGATTTTTCTTGCTATACTCATTGTCTTAATCGCCAGAAGTGTAGCAGTATACACCAGTTTGTTATTCATTAGAAATATCCCCACTTCCTGGAAGCATATTTTTAACTGGGGCGGTTTAAAAGGCTCTCTTTCCATTGCACTTGTACTTAGCTTGCCAAGGGATTTCCCGGGTCGTGAGGATATATTAATTGTCGCATTCAGTGTAGTGCTATTCTCTCTTGTTATCCAAGGACTTACTATTAAAGGACTGTTATCCTGGCTTGGAATTACCCGTAAGCGGGAGGGTCACGAAGAATACGAGGAAATCATTGCACATTCTCATCAATACGAAGCTGCTATTCAGGAAATAAACAAGGTGAAGAGAAACTTATTTATTGCTCAACCCGTTTCGGAAGAGATCGTTCATGCTTATAAAGAAAAATTGGATAAGCTCCATGAAGAAATGCATCAGCTCCTGGAAAAGTATCCAAATTTAAAAGAGGAACAGCAAATTGTCTTAAGGAAATATGCGCTATATGCGCAGCATGAAGCAGTTGAATTACTCGAATCAAATGATGTGATCTCAAGTGAAATTGCCGAAAGGGAGAAAGAAGCCGTAACGGAAAAATTAGTAGAATTGGAAGAGGAAGACTGA
- a CDS encoding MFS transporter → MTSTTIEKDSSLLKQPKAVWAVFFASIIAFMGLGLVDPILPAISNQLDATESQTALLFTSYNAVMAVAMLVTGTITSRIGMKNTLLSGIVIIALFSALGGLSNGIWELVGLRGGWGLGNALFVATALTAIVTLSKSGNAKAIILYEAAIGLGISVGPLIGGELGAISWRGPFLGVATLMVIAFIGLSILMPKSEKVTTETKKTSILDPFRALKHRSLLVFGIAAALYNFGFFTLLAYAPFVLGLDERGLGYVFLGWGILLAITSVFMAPKLQHRFGTVKSMCAMLTLFALLLLAMGIWTSTQWVVIAAVIIAGALLGNNNTLITTAVMNASPVERSTASAAYSFLRFIGGAIAPYLAGKLAEVFNSSMPFIVAAVFVFLSVMFIWYNTKHISHVDEVEVAH, encoded by the coding sequence ATGACATCAACAACAATAGAAAAAGATTCAAGCTTATTAAAGCAACCAAAAGCCGTATGGGCGGTTTTTTTTGCGTCAATTATAGCATTTATGGGACTTGGTCTGGTTGATCCGATACTACCTGCCATATCCAATCAGCTAGATGCAACAGAGAGCCAGACAGCACTGCTGTTTACAAGTTATAATGCAGTGATGGCAGTCGCCATGCTTGTAACAGGAACTATCACTTCGCGTATTGGTATGAAAAATACCCTCTTGTCAGGGATTGTAATTATTGCCTTATTTTCTGCATTGGGCGGCCTTTCCAATGGGATTTGGGAGCTTGTCGGCTTACGTGGCGGCTGGGGGCTTGGTAATGCCCTATTTGTAGCAACTGCTTTAACGGCTATTGTTACCCTTTCTAAAAGTGGCAATGCAAAAGCAATTATATTGTATGAGGCGGCTATTGGACTGGGGATTTCCGTTGGTCCATTAATCGGTGGAGAATTAGGCGCCATTTCCTGGAGAGGGCCTTTCCTTGGTGTAGCAACATTAATGGTCATTGCATTTATTGGTTTATCTATTTTAATGCCTAAATCTGAAAAGGTCACAACTGAAACAAAGAAAACATCGATTCTCGATCCTTTCCGGGCACTGAAGCATCGTTCCTTGCTTGTGTTTGGTATTGCGGCAGCATTATATAATTTTGGCTTTTTTACGCTGTTGGCCTATGCCCCTTTTGTTTTAGGGTTGGATGAACGCGGTTTGGGTTATGTATTTCTTGGTTGGGGGATTTTATTGGCAATCACCTCTGTGTTCATGGCTCCAAAACTGCAGCATCGTTTTGGTACAGTGAAATCAATGTGTGCCATGCTGACTTTATTTGCATTACTTCTCCTTGCTATGGGAATCTGGACATCAACTCAGTGGGTTGTCATTGCGGCTGTCATTATTGCAGGTGCTTTACTTGGTAATAACAACACCTTAATAACAACTGCTGTCATGAATGCAAGCCCTGTGGAACGCTCCACAGCGTCAGCAGCCTACAGCTTCCTTCGATTCATCGGAGGAGCCATCGCACCATATCTTGCCGGTAAGCTTGCAGAAGTATTCAATTCAAGCATGCCTTTTATTGTGGCAGCTGTGTTTGTGTTTTTATCCGTGATGTTTATTTGGTACAATACCAAGCATATTTCTCATGTGGATGAAGTAGAGGTAGCTCACTAG
- a CDS encoding CBS domain-containing protein: protein MKAEEVMIADVYKVNQNDTIRSVINYFIDYRISGLPVINEEEKVVGYISDGDIMRYIGKHKDIFVDSLYNVTVFKGDKEDFEARIQHVLDLNVLELAKKKIVKVAATSHIEDVAAILGKKQIKKLPVERNGKLVGIISRGDVIRHAFHRFL, encoded by the coding sequence ATGAAAGCAGAGGAAGTAATGATTGCTGATGTTTATAAAGTTAACCAGAACGATACGATTCGGTCCGTGATAAATTACTTCATTGATTATCGTATTAGTGGCCTCCCAGTAATTAATGAAGAAGAGAAAGTAGTTGGCTATATTAGCGATGGTGACATTATGCGTTATATTGGCAAACACAAGGATATTTTCGTTGATTCTTTATATAACGTTACTGTTTTTAAAGGAGATAAAGAAGATTTCGAGGCACGTATCCAGCATGTGTTGGATCTGAATGTATTGGAACTGGCAAAAAAGAAAATCGTTAAAGTAGCTGCAACTTCGCATATAGAGGATGTTGCAGCTATATTAGGTAAAAAACAAATTAAAAAACTTCCAGTTGAGAGAAATGGAAAGCTTGTGGGAATCATTAGCCGTGGAGATGTTATTCGCCATGCATTTCATCGATTTTTATAA
- a CDS encoding MarR family winged helix-turn-helix transcriptional regulator: protein MKRQALETIENEVTDFIRRIVLSERRDGSLDRSSFVILRQLTTHGPAGVKSLAKELNLDISTISRQAATLVDKQYVEKVPNPDDGRAFFYQITEPGKKILEENRQRRFEGLERALEEWTEEECASFAHLLKKYNHSVIKEKNKIQSDE, encoded by the coding sequence ATGAAGAGACAAGCTTTGGAAACCATTGAAAACGAAGTGACTGATTTCATAAGACGGATCGTTTTGTCAGAAAGACGAGACGGGAGCCTGGATCGGTCAAGCTTTGTTATTTTACGTCAACTTACTACTCATGGGCCTGCAGGTGTTAAATCATTGGCTAAAGAATTAAATCTTGATATATCAACAATCAGCAGACAAGCTGCGACTCTTGTAGACAAACAATATGTAGAAAAGGTTCCAAATCCAGATGATGGCAGGGCGTTCTTTTATCAAATTACGGAGCCGGGGAAAAAAATTTTAGAAGAGAATAGGCAGCGGCGCTTTGAAGGATTGGAGCGAGCGCTCGAGGAATGGACCGAGGAAGAATGTGCGTCTTTCGCCCATTTATTGAAAAAATATAATCATTCAGTAATAAAGGAAAAGAACAAAATACAAAGTGATGAATAA
- a CDS encoding DUF981 family protein: MTIDWAATQVYNTIMCVAAGVGLLLILRFLKRLRQNKIGQLEGWAMGFGVLGFVLILTGAHMSLTWPLAEIGFPFDDIIFGEPSLAFGVLLFAAAILLWRKSNVYMKQGINLKDRKAISEQLKGDLPDLMKPISYFGAAMGLALIAIGIAGVTYQLFAAPPQEPISGAFAEYPMVEATFISALYALTGIGAFLFTFTLKLKPAKWMLRISYSCMYVAGVLLTAFGIMNYFTHIGLIVNTM, translated from the coding sequence ATGACTATCGATTGGGCAGCAACGCAAGTATATAATACCATTATGTGTGTGGCTGCAGGAGTAGGATTATTATTGATTTTGCGTTTTTTAAAAAGACTTAGACAAAATAAAATAGGCCAACTAGAAGGATGGGCAATGGGATTTGGTGTATTAGGTTTTGTGTTAATTCTCACAGGTGCCCATATGAGTTTGACCTGGCCTTTGGCTGAGATCGGTTTCCCGTTTGATGATATCATCTTTGGCGAACCTTCCTTGGCATTTGGGGTGCTATTATTTGCCGCAGCGATTTTACTTTGGAGGAAATCCAATGTATACATGAAACAAGGAATTAACCTAAAAGATCGTAAAGCCATTTCTGAGCAGCTAAAAGGAGACTTACCTGACTTAATGAAGCCAATATCCTATTTTGGTGCAGCGATGGGCCTCGCTTTAATTGCAATTGGAATTGCCGGGGTTACGTACCAGCTATTTGCAGCACCACCTCAAGAGCCTATTTCGGGTGCTTTTGCCGAATACCCAATGGTCGAAGCAACCTTCATTTCCGCTCTTTACGCTCTTACTGGAATTGGAGCTTTTCTATTTACCTTTACTTTAAAATTGAAGCCGGCAAAATGGATGCTCCGAATATCGTATAGCTGCATGTATGTGGCTGGTGTTCTATTGACGGCATTCGGTATCATGAATTACTTTACTCATATCGGATTAATTGTAAATACAATGTAA
- a CDS encoding DeoR/GlpR family DNA-binding transcription regulator — MLESERHQIIIDSLKEKHTVKLQELVELTQSSESTIRRDLTQLEEKKYLKRVHGGASSLQGKLQEPSMTEKSSKNLQTKQKIALYAASLIEEGDSVYLDAGSTTFELIPHLPENIVVVTNGLMHVDKLLERNIPTYVLGGYAKPKTKAMIGRGALESLQQYRFDKCFMGVNGVHPQFGYSTPDQEEAQVKQLAIYISREAYVLADDSKFTEIAFSKITDLHTATIITNQVETDMEEQLRTKTKIKVVTP; from the coding sequence TTGTTAGAATCAGAGCGTCATCAAATTATTATAGATAGTTTAAAAGAAAAGCATACTGTTAAACTTCAAGAGTTAGTGGAGCTGACACAGTCATCAGAATCAACCATTCGCAGAGACCTCACACAGCTTGAAGAGAAAAAATATTTAAAGAGGGTTCATGGTGGAGCTTCCAGTCTACAGGGAAAGCTACAAGAACCAAGTATGACAGAAAAATCATCCAAAAACCTTCAAACCAAGCAAAAAATAGCTCTTTATGCAGCAAGCTTGATTGAAGAAGGGGACAGTGTTTATCTCGATGCGGGTTCAACCACATTTGAGCTCATTCCTCATCTTCCTGAAAACATTGTTGTCGTTACGAACGGATTAATGCATGTAGATAAACTTTTGGAAAGAAATATTCCGACATATGTTCTTGGCGGATATGCAAAGCCGAAAACGAAGGCAATGATTGGAAGAGGAGCGCTTGAAAGCTTACAGCAATATCGTTTTGACAAATGTTTTATGGGTGTAAATGGAGTCCATCCTCAATTTGGATACTCCACTCCCGATCAAGAGGAGGCTCAAGTTAAGCAACTAGCTATATATATCTCCAGGGAAGCTTATGTGCTTGCAGACGACTCCAAGTTCACGGAGATCGCCTTTTCTAAAATAACCGATTTGCATACCGCAACCATTATTACGAACCAGGTCGAAACCGATATGGAAGAACAGCTACGCACTAAAACGAAAATAAAGGTGGTTACACCATGA
- the pfkB gene encoding 1-phosphofructokinase has protein sequence MIYTLTLNPSLDYIVQMDQVHLGELNRTSSEAKYPGGKGINVSQVLNTLGLQSEALGFLGGFTGKYIEDYLQSKQIETNFVYVEEDTRINVKLRANEETEINAKGPAITEANLQELEHRISNLTSEDMLILAGSIPSSLPSTIYEKLVKLCHQNGTAFVVDAEGDLLNKVLPYQPFLIKPNHHELGNLFNVTISSCEDAIPYGRELIKQGAQHVIVSLAGEGAVFISKDACYIATVPQGEVKGSVGAGDSMVAGFVATYLKTRAVKEAFQYSVAAGSATAFSNGLCSKEKVESLLPQVKLTNQMEENGHENN, from the coding sequence ATGATCTATACACTAACGCTAAACCCATCTCTCGATTATATTGTGCAAATGGACCAAGTGCATTTGGGAGAACTGAACCGAACGAGCAGTGAAGCTAAGTACCCTGGGGGAAAGGGAATTAATGTGTCTCAAGTATTGAATACATTAGGACTCCAAAGTGAAGCTCTCGGCTTCCTTGGTGGATTCACTGGAAAGTATATTGAAGATTACCTGCAATCTAAGCAGATCGAAACCAATTTTGTCTATGTGGAAGAAGATACCCGAATTAACGTAAAGCTAAGGGCAAATGAAGAAACGGAAATAAATGCGAAGGGACCTGCCATCACGGAGGCGAATCTGCAAGAGCTTGAGCACCGGATTAGCAATCTAACCAGCGAAGATATGCTTATTCTGGCCGGAAGCATTCCATCCAGTCTACCATCAACCATCTATGAAAAATTAGTGAAGCTATGTCACCAAAATGGCACTGCTTTTGTAGTAGATGCAGAAGGAGACTTGCTTAATAAGGTACTGCCATATCAGCCTTTTTTAATCAAACCAAATCATCATGAGCTTGGCAATTTATTTAATGTCACGATTTCCTCGTGTGAAGATGCCATTCCTTATGGCCGGGAGCTTATTAAACAAGGAGCCCAGCATGTCATTGTCTCTCTCGCAGGGGAAGGCGCCGTCTTTATTAGTAAGGATGCTTGTTATATTGCCACCGTCCCCCAAGGAGAAGTAAAGGGATCTGTAGGAGCAGGAGATTCGATGGTAGCAGGATTTGTTGCCACATATCTTAAAACAAGAGCAGTGAAGGAAGCTTTCCAATACAGTGTAGCTGCAGGAAGTGCTACAGCATTTTCGAACGGGTTATGCAGTAAAGAGAAAGTTGAGAGTCTGTTGCCACAGGTAAAACTAACAAACCAGATGGAGGAGAATGGACATGAGAATAACTGA
- a CDS encoding fructose-specific PTS transporter subunit EIIC — MRITELLTKDTINLSLSSSNKLDTVEELVSVLEKAGKLSDRAEFKQQILNREGQSTTGIGDGIAIPHAKTKAVKQPAIAFGRSVSGIEYESLDGQPSHLFFMIAAPEGANDTHLQALARLSTILMREEVRKQLLEAKTEDDILSIINHYDESDKEEEQPVVSDESKPFIVAVTACPTGIAHTYMSADSLKSKAEEMGVDIKVETNGSGGAKNVLTAEDIDKAVAVIVAADTNVAMGRFSGKHVIEVPVAEGIRKPKVLIDRALKQEAAIYKSNDSSADEQEEQKGKSIGATIYKHLMSGVSNMLPFVIGGGILIALGFLFGVNAHDPNDPSYSVIAEALNTIGGGNAFALMIPVLAGFIAMSIADRPGFAPGMVGGLMAASSGAGFLGGIVAGFLGGYLVVGLKKALSGLPSSLEGIKTILLYPLLGIAITGFLMFFVVNKPFSMLNTAISDWLTGLGTGNAVFLGIVLGLMMAFDMGGPVNKAAYLFGTGLIASGVYEPMAAIMAAGMVPPLAIAIATTVFRNKFNQQEREAGKVNYIMGLSFITEGAIPFAAADPLRVIPSLMVGSAVTGGLSMMFNIGLQAPHGGIFVFPLVEGGWLLYLLAVVIGSIVSAVLLGLLKKRVDNQA; from the coding sequence ATGAGAATAACTGAACTGTTAACCAAAGATACCATTAATCTTTCTTTAAGCAGTTCCAATAAACTGGATACAGTCGAAGAATTAGTATCCGTATTGGAAAAGGCTGGGAAATTATCAGATCGAGCAGAGTTTAAACAACAGATTTTAAATAGAGAAGGACAAAGTACAACAGGAATTGGTGATGGGATTGCCATTCCACACGCAAAAACAAAGGCTGTAAAGCAACCTGCCATTGCGTTTGGAAGATCTGTAAGTGGTATAGAATATGAATCACTAGATGGACAGCCCTCTCATTTATTTTTCATGATTGCAGCACCAGAAGGGGCAAACGATACTCACTTACAAGCACTTGCAAGACTATCTACAATTTTAATGCGTGAAGAGGTACGAAAGCAGCTTTTGGAAGCAAAAACAGAGGATGACATTCTTTCCATCATTAATCACTATGATGAAAGTGATAAAGAAGAAGAGCAACCCGTAGTCTCGGATGAGTCTAAGCCTTTTATCGTTGCAGTGACTGCATGCCCAACCGGAATTGCTCATACGTATATGTCTGCTGATTCCCTTAAATCAAAAGCAGAAGAAATGGGCGTGGATATAAAGGTAGAGACGAATGGTTCCGGGGGAGCTAAAAACGTTCTGACGGCAGAGGATATTGACAAGGCAGTTGCAGTCATTGTTGCAGCAGACACCAATGTTGCCATGGGTCGCTTCAGTGGTAAGCATGTCATTGAAGTTCCTGTAGCAGAGGGGATTCGCAAGCCTAAAGTATTAATTGATCGTGCTTTAAAGCAAGAGGCAGCAATATATAAGAGCAATGATTCCAGTGCCGATGAACAAGAAGAACAAAAAGGAAAAAGCATTGGCGCAACAATTTATAAGCATCTAATGAGTGGGGTCTCCAATATGCTTCCATTTGTTATTGGTGGAGGAATTTTGATTGCTTTAGGCTTCCTATTTGGTGTAAATGCACATGATCCAAATGATCCATCTTATTCGGTAATTGCTGAAGCATTAAATACGATCGGTGGCGGCAATGCGTTTGCACTAATGATCCCGGTATTGGCTGGTTTTATTGCAATGAGTATTGCTGATCGTCCAGGTTTTGCACCCGGTATGGTTGGCGGTTTAATGGCAGCAAGTAGTGGCGCAGGTTTTCTCGGAGGTATTGTAGCAGGATTCCTAGGTGGTTATTTGGTTGTGGGTCTTAAAAAAGCACTGTCCGGACTACCATCTTCATTAGAAGGAATCAAAACGATCCTGCTCTATCCATTACTCGGAATTGCCATCACTGGCTTTCTCATGTTCTTTGTTGTCAATAAACCATTTAGTATGTTAAATACTGCAATCTCAGATTGGTTGACAGGCCTTGGGACAGGGAACGCTGTATTTCTCGGAATTGTACTTGGGCTTATGATGGCATTTGACATGGGTGGTCCAGTTAATAAAGCAGCATATTTATTTGGTACTGGGTTAATTGCAAGTGGCGTGTACGAACCAATGGCAGCAATTATGGCGGCTGGAATGGTTCCTCCATTAGCAATCGCAATCGCAACAACCGTATTTCGTAATAAATTTAACCAGCAAGAACGTGAGGCTGGAAAAGTAAACTATATCATGGGCCTATCTTTTATTACAGAAGGGGCAATTCCCTTTGCAGCAGCAGACCCGCTTCGGGTTATTCCATCTCTTATGGTTGGTTCTGCTGTGACCGGAGGTTTAAGTATGATGTTCAATATCGGACTGCAAGCTCCTCATGGCGGTATCTTTGTATTCCCACTTGTAGAAGGCGGCTGGCTTCTATATCTACTAGCTGTAGTCATTGGCTCTATCGTATCTGCAGTTTTACTTGGCTTATTGAAAAAACGTGTGGATAACCAAGCTTAA
- a CDS encoding ion transporter produces the protein MNDIEEDSNMKKSDFRATIKKLVQRKNFQSAVIAIIVLNGIVITAETYFIGNTFLQAVDRIIIWVFVVELLLKMIGLGVKGYFSKKWNIFDFVIVAGSLVFYTTPFVSVMRLLRVLRLLRMIPAIPALRKIVDSLMKSIPALTGILGLSMLIFSIYAIIGTTYFRDVLPGEFFGSFHTSLFTLLQVVTFESWASQVARPVMSEVPWAWVYFVSFIIIGALVILNLIVAVILSYLGQEEEDNRGGQMDRLYNENAEIKQELREIKALLADKKTNNDSE, from the coding sequence TTGAATGATATAGAAGAAGATTCGAACATGAAGAAAAGTGATTTTAGAGCTACTATAAAAAAATTGGTACAGCGTAAAAATTTTCAATCTGCTGTTATTGCGATTATTGTTTTAAACGGGATCGTCATTACCGCAGAGACTTATTTTATTGGAAATACTTTTTTGCAAGCAGTGGATCGGATTATTATCTGGGTCTTTGTCGTGGAGCTTTTGCTTAAAATGATTGGGCTTGGTGTGAAGGGCTACTTCTCAAAGAAATGGAATATTTTTGACTTTGTCATTGTAGCAGGGAGTCTAGTGTTTTATACTACTCCATTTGTTAGTGTGATGCGATTACTGCGGGTGCTAAGATTACTCCGGATGATTCCCGCCATCCCTGCGTTACGAAAGATTGTTGATTCCCTTATGAAATCTATCCCTGCACTGACTGGGATACTCGGGCTGTCCATGCTGATTTTCTCTATTTATGCGATTATTGGAACGACTTATTTTAGGGATGTGCTACCTGGAGAGTTTTTTGGCAGCTTCCATACGTCACTGTTTACCTTATTGCAGGTAGTTACTTTTGAATCGTGGGCAAGTCAGGTTGCTCGGCCGGTTATGAGCGAGGTACCGTGGGCATGGGTCTATTTTGTTTCGTTTATCATTATTGGTGCATTGGTTATTTTGAACTTGATTGTTGCTGTGATCTTAAGTTACCTGGGTCAAGAGGAGGAGGACAACAGAGGCGGACAGATGGATCGTTTATATAATGAAAACGCTGAAATTAAACAAGAGCTGCGGGAAATCAAAGCGCTGTTGGCGGATAAAAAAACAAATAATGACAGTGAATGA
- a CDS encoding transcription repressor NadR produces the protein MNEEQKMSSIKRQNLIMKLLRDAEEPITGSKFARKTNVSRQVIVQDVSILKAKKEPIMATSQGYVLLDKQKSQGLLERIVVCKHTPGQTQEELNIFVDHGVKVKDVIVEHAVYGDLTASVMVSNRAEANRFIERIQETNAVYLSSLTNGIHLHTLEADTQEKLDAACDALKKAGILVE, from the coding sequence ATGAATGAGGAACAGAAAATGTCATCAATAAAAAGGCAAAATCTAATTATGAAGTTGTTACGCGATGCAGAGGAGCCGATTACTGGCAGTAAATTTGCAAGAAAAACGAATGTCAGCAGACAGGTAATTGTGCAGGATGTCTCAATATTAAAAGCAAAAAAAGAACCAATTATGGCCACAAGTCAAGGGTATGTACTGCTGGACAAGCAAAAGAGTCAAGGTCTTCTGGAGCGAATTGTTGTGTGCAAACATACACCAGGGCAAACACAGGAAGAATTGAATATTTTTGTGGACCATGGAGTTAAGGTGAAGGATGTCATTGTTGAACACGCGGTTTATGGGGACCTGACCGCATCTGTCATGGTAAGCAATCGGGCAGAAGCAAACCGATTTATTGAAAGGATACAGGAAACGAATGCAGTCTATCTTTCGAGCCTTACGAATGGAATTCATCTTCATACATTGGAGGCAGATACGCAGGAAAAGCTGGATGCCGCCTGTGATGCTTTGAAAAAAGCTGGGATATTGGTGGAATAG